Proteins found in one Bacteroidales bacterium genomic segment:
- the odhB gene encoding 2-oxoglutarate dehydrogenase complex dihydrolipoyllysine-residue succinyltransferase, whose amino-acid sequence MQAEVKIPSPGESIAVADMARWMVNDGEMVEKDQEIGEIESEKATLPLIAPASGKIHILVEAGHTVPVGTLVATIDTNFQKQIEKENEKKVKANEEKSDATIHNISGSQGSVAVSVAQPGEKPAGREKEQETEKVVITPLARKKMEEHGLEVHDILKGKTRITRDEVDNIIRQKFVSSSNNVQQAERAEKRIKMSALRKKLTERLIAVKNQTAMLTTLNEVDMSALIDLRERYQKQFTEKYRIKIGYMSFFARAVAVALQDFPMVQAMINEDDLVVPNYCDIGIAVQTEKGLMVPVIRNAHLMSIPELEAEIQKFAEKARNYKLSIEEMSGGTFTITNGGVFGSLLSTPLLNPPQSAILGMHSIVKRPVAVNDQVVIRPMMYLALSYDHRVIDGKESVGFLLKIKTLIEHPILLLTDGKNPEEILLGID is encoded by the coding sequence ATGCAGGCAGAAGTTAAAATACCCAGTCCCGGGGAATCCATAGCTGTTGCCGATATGGCCCGGTGGATGGTTAATGACGGAGAAATGGTTGAAAAAGATCAGGAAATAGGAGAAATTGAGTCAGAAAAAGCCACCCTGCCGCTGATTGCTCCTGCAAGCGGAAAAATACATATTCTGGTGGAAGCCGGCCATACGGTACCCGTTGGAACCCTGGTTGCTACAATTGATACAAACTTTCAGAAGCAAATTGAAAAGGAAAACGAAAAGAAGGTAAAAGCGAATGAAGAAAAGTCTGATGCTACCATTCATAATATCTCCGGCAGTCAGGGATCAGTGGCTGTTTCCGTAGCACAACCCGGGGAAAAACCTGCCGGCAGAGAAAAAGAGCAGGAAACGGAAAAAGTAGTCATTACTCCCCTGGCCAGAAAAAAGATGGAAGAACATGGACTGGAAGTGCACGATATTCTGAAAGGCAAGACCCGCATTACCAGGGATGAAGTTGATAACATAATACGGCAGAAATTTGTTTCCTCGTCAAACAATGTTCAGCAGGCTGAGCGAGCGGAAAAGCGCATCAAGATGAGTGCGTTGCGAAAAAAACTGACTGAACGGCTGATAGCGGTAAAAAATCAGACCGCTATGCTCACAACGCTCAACGAAGTCGATATGAGCGCCCTGATAGATCTCCGTGAACGTTACCAGAAGCAGTTTACAGAAAAGTACCGGATAAAAATCGGCTACATGTCATTTTTTGCCAGGGCAGTTGCAGTGGCCTTGCAGGATTTTCCGATGGTTCAGGCCATGATAAACGAAGACGACCTGGTTGTTCCCAATTACTGTGATATTGGTATTGCTGTGCAAACTGAAAAAGGACTTATGGTTCCGGTGATCCGGAATGCCCATCTGATGAGCATCCCTGAACTTGAAGCTGAAATCCAGAAATTTGCAGAAAAGGCGCGCAACTATAAACTTTCCATTGAGGAAATGTCAGGAGGTACCTTTACAATAACTAACGGAGGAGTATTTGGAAGTCTCCTGTCAACCCCTCTTCTCAATCCTCCCCAATCGGCTATTCTGGGAATGCATAGCATAGTTAAACGTCCAGTAGCAGTAAACGATCAGGTAGTAATACGTCCCATGATGTACCTTGCTCTTAGCTATGACCATCGGGTAATTGACGGAAAAGAATCGGTTGGTTTTTTGTTAAAAATCAAAACTTTAATTGAACATCCCATCCTCCTGCTCACGGACGGCAAGAATCCGGAAGAAATATTGCTGGGAATCGACTAG
- a CDS encoding HU family DNA-binding protein: protein MNKAQLIDAIAGEAKMTKADAKKALDAFIKATSTALKKGDRVALVGFGTFSVVKRNARTGRNPQTGKEIKIAAKKVVKFKAGSELAGMVK from the coding sequence ATGAACAAAGCACAACTGATTGATGCAATTGCCGGCGAAGCCAAAATGACCAAGGCTGATGCCAAGAAAGCTCTGGATGCTTTCATTAAAGCTACCTCCACTGCCCTCAAGAAGGGTGACAGAGTTGCTCTCGTTGGTTTCGGTACCTTCTCTGTTGTTAAGAGAAATGCCCGCACCGGCCGCAACCCGCAGACCGGCAAGGAAATCAAGATTGCTGCCAAGAAGGTAGTAAAATTCAAGGCTGGAAGCGAACTCGCCGGAATGGTGAAATAA